The proteins below are encoded in one region of Scomber japonicus isolate fScoJap1 chromosome 24, fScoJap1.pri, whole genome shotgun sequence:
- the kynu gene encoding kynureninase — translation MDPFTGSSPRETLERVSASLACSPTSAEVAAYLDKHDTLQHLRGEFLVPKIAELPPSDLSLVDGTKECIYLVGNSLGLQPKRTKKYLEEELEKWAKTGVHGHTEGSRPWAWAENNLEELMANVVGAKPEEVAIMNGLTVNLHLLMLSFYKPTAARHKILLEDKAFPSDHYAVESQIRLRGFDPEQSMLLLAPRPGEDTLRTEDILEVIEKEGDSIAVVMLSGVQYYTGQLFNMAAITQAGQRKGCYVGFDCAHAAGNAELKLHDWGVDFACWCSYKYLNSGAGGLGAAFVHEKHKHTIKPALLGWWGHDLKTRFQMNNVLELQPGVSGFRLSNQPILLVCPLQASLEVFNMTTMQALRRKSLLLTAYLEYLIQHYYSKDPSHPDKPHVHIITPSDPQQRGCQLSLSFSVPIRRVFQELEKRGVACDMREPSVLRIAPVPLYNSFSDVHRFVETLGSSLAASNQ, via the exons ATGGACCCGTTCACCGGCTCTTCTCCGAGGGAAACTCTGGAGCGAGTTTCGGCCTCGCTGGCCTGCAGTCCCACCTCTGCAGAAGTGGCGGCTTACCTCGACAAACATGACACCCTGCAACATCTCAGGGGGGAATTTCTGGTGCCCAAAATTGCAGAATTGCCTCCAT CTGATCTCTCGCTCGTCGACGGCACCAAAGAATGCATCTACCTAGTGGGAAACTCGTTGGGGCTTCAGCCTAAAAGAACCAAGAAGTACCTTGAAGAGGAGCTGGAGAAGTGGGCCAAAAC AGGTGTTCACGGTCACACAGAAGGCTCTCGGCCTTGGGCGTGGGCAGAAAACAACTTAGAGGAGCTCATGGCGAATGTTGTTG GAGCTAAACCAGAGGAGGTGGCGATCATGAATGGCCTCACAGTTAATTTACATCTTCTTATG CTTTCCTTCTACAAACCCACAGCTGCTCGTCACAAAATCCTTCTAGAGGACAAAGCCTTCCCCTCAGATCAT TACGCTGTTGAATCTCAGATCCGACTGCGAGGATTCGACCCTGAGCAGAGTATGCTGCTGCTGGCGCCCCGACCG GGAGAAGATACTCTGAGGACGGAGGACATCCTCGAGGTGATCGAGAAGGAGGGCGACTCCATCGCTGTGGTGATGTTAAGTGGAGTCCAGTATTACACCGGACAGTTGTTCAACATGGCCGCTATCACTCAGGCCGGCCAGAGGAAG ggCTGTTATGTTGGTTTCGACTGTGCTCACGCGGCAGGAAACGCTGAGCTGAAGCTGCACGACTGGGGGGTCGACTTCGCCTGCTGGTGCTCCTACAAG TATTTAAATTCAGGTGCCGGTGGTCTCGGTGCAGCGTTCGTCCACGagaaacataaacacaccatCAAACCAGC GTTGTTGGGATGGTGGGGACACGACCTGAAGACTCGCTTCCAGATGAATAACG tgTTGGAGCTGCAGCCCGGAGTGAGCGGCTTCAGGCTGTCCAACCAGCCCATCCTGCTGGTCTGTCCGCTGCAGGCCAGTTTAGAG gTGTTTAACATGACCACCATGCAGGCGTTACGCAGGAAGTCTCTGCTGCTGACGGCCTACCTGGAGTATCTGATCCAGCACTATTACTCCAAGGACCCTTCCCACCCCGATAAACCTCACGTCCACATCATCACGCCCTCTGACCCCCAGCAGAGAGGCTGCCAGCTCtcgctctccttctctgtcccCATCCGGAGAGTCTTCCAGGAGCTGGAGAAGAGGGGAGTCGCT TGTGACATGAGGGAGCCCAGTGTGCTGCGCATCGCTCCGGTGCCTCTCTACAACTCCTTCAGCGACGTCCACCGCTTCGTAGAAACCCTCGGATCATCTCTCGCTGCCAGCaaccaatga